Sequence from the Mesorhizobium sp. PAMC28654 genome:
CGATGCCGACATCGCCGGCATAGTTGGGGTGCAGGTGGTCGAACAGCATCTGGCGGCGGAAGGAACAGCCTACCGGCAGCGACCACGCCTCGGCGATGGCTCGGATGTCTGCTACCGCATCGGCATCCCAGCGCGTGCCGCCGAGAATGACGAAAGGCCGCTTCGCCTTGGCCAGCAAGCTCTCCAGCGCATCGAGTTCGGCTTCGCCCGGTCGGGTTTCGACCGGGGTGTAGGGCACCGCGGCTGGGGCTTCGACCAGGCTGGTCAGCATGTCTTCGGGCAGGGAGATGACAACCGGGCCAGGACGGCCTGAAGTCGCCACAGCGAAGGCGCGGGTGACGAATTCGGGGATACGCGAAGCGTCGTCGATCTCGACCACCCATTTGGCGATGTCACCGAAGAACCTCTTGTAGTCGACCTCCTGGAACGCCTCGCGCTCCTTGGCGTGGCTGGCGACCTGGCCGATGAACAGGATGAGCGGAATCGAATCCTGCATGGCGATGTGGATGCCGGCCGACGAATTGGTGGCGCCGGGGCCGCGTGTGACAAAGCAGATGCCGGGTTTGCCGGTCAGCCGCCCCTGGCAGTCGGCCATCATCGCGGCGCCGCCTTCCTGGCGGCAGACGATGGTGCGGATGGTCGAATCGTGCAGCGCGTCGAGCACCGCGAGATAGGATTCGCCTGGCACGCAAAAGATGCGGTCGGTGCCGTTGGCTTCGAGCGCGTCGACGATCAGTTGTCCGCCGGTCTTCATTTCCCTGACCTCTCCAGCTCAGCAAGGATTTCTTCGGTGTGTTCGCCAAGACGTGGCGAGGGCCGCTCATAGACCAGCGGCGTGCCCGACATGACCATCGGCGCGCGCACCGAGGGCAGCATGTTGCCATGGCCGTCATCGAGATCGAGCCGCATGCCGCGCGCGATGGTCTGCGGATCGGCGAACATCTGGCCGATGTTGTTGATGGGGCTCGCCGGCACGCTTGCCGCTTCCAGCTTTGCCAGCAGCGGATCACGGTCAAAAGTCTTCAGCGCCTCGGTCATCAGCTCACGCAGCTTCACGCGGTTGGCAACGCGCGCGGGATTGGTGGCGAAGTCGGGGTTCGACGAAAGGTCATCCAGTCCGACGACAGCACAGAACTTGGCGAACTGGCCGTCATTGCCGACAGCCAGGATGATATGGCCATCCCTGACCGGCAAGACCTCGTAGGGGGCGATGTTCATATGCGCATTGCCCATCTGCACCGGCGACTTGCCGGAGACGAGATAGTTGAGGTTCTGGTTGCCGAGCGCCGAGATCTGGGTGTCGAAAAGCGCCATGTCGATCTGCTGTCCTTCGCCGGTCTTCTCGGCGTGGCGCAATGCGGCCTGGATGGCGATGACCGAATAGAGGCCGGTGAATATGTCGGATATGGCGACGCCGGCCTTCTGCGGCTCGCGCCCGACCTCACCGGTGATCGACATCATGCCGGCCATGCCCTGGATGATGAAATCATAGCCGGCGCGTGGTGCGTAGGGGCCGTCCTGGCCGAAGCCGGTGATCGAGCAATAGACCAGCTTCGGATTGATCTTGCGCAGGCTGTCATAATCCAGCCCGTACTTCTTCAGGCCGCCCAGCTTGAAGTTCTCGATCAGCACATCGGCGGTTTGGACCAGCCGGCGAACGGTTTCCGCGCCTTCAGGCGTCGAGAAATCGATGGCGATGGAACGCTTGCCGCGATTGCAGGAGTGGTAATAGGCGGCCGACAGATTCTCGCCGTCATGGCTCATGACGAAGGGCGGGCCCCATTTGCGGGTGTCGTCGCCGCCATCGGGGCTTTCGACCTTGATGACGTCGGCGCCGAGATCGGCAAGCAGCTGACCGGCCCATGGCCCGGCAAGAATACGGGCGAGTTCGACGACGCGGACGCCTTTCAGCGGGGGCTCAGTCATGGGTCACCGTGGTTGGTCGAAAACAGAGGCTCTATCAAGACCGGCCGTGGCTGTCACGGTCCTTGCGGTAGGCCAAGACATTGGTCGTTGGACGAAGGCTCTATCTGATGGTCAAGGAAGTTTCAGGACGCTGTCGGCCCAGACAGCGAAGTCTTCCATGATGGCGTCCCTATTCACCTCGTTCAGGCTTTCGTGTCGGGTCTGCGCGTGAACCTTTGAAACGAGAGTCGAAAAGCCCATTGCGCGCATACGCCCGGCGAGGTTGCTGATCGCCTTGCCGCCATCGGTCGCGGGGTCTTTTTCTCCACCGACCAGGAGAATGGGCAGCGTCTTGCCGACACCGCCAAAATTGGCGTTGTCGGCGCCCCGGAAGATGAAGCCGAAAACATCGCGCCACATCGACACCGAGGCATCCCAGCCGCACAGCGGATCGGCGATGTACTTATCGACCTCGGCAGCGTCGCGCGACAGCCAGTCGAACAGGGTGCGATGGTCGGGCACGGCCTTGCCCCAGGCCTGGAAGGTGAGCTTCGGCAGCATGCGGGACGGCACGTCGGAGCCCAGCCGGAATGTTTCCCAGGCAAGCACGGCCTGCGCCGCGCGGCCGAGAAGCCCGGCGGAAAAATTGGCGTTCCATATGGCGGCGGCGTGAAGTCTAGCCGAATGGTCGAGCATGAAATTCAGCGCGACAAGGCCACCCATCGAATGGCCGAAAAGGATGACCGGAAGGCCCGGATGCTCGCCGGCGATGAGGTCATGCACGGCGCCGACATCGGCGATGACCTTGGCGCCGCCGTTGCTATCGCCGAACCTGCCCAACGGTGCGTCGGGCGCCTTGGTGGCGCCGTGACCACGATGGTCATGGGCGTAGACGTGGTAGCCTCGCCCAGCCAGGAAATCGGCGAAACGGGCATAGCGGGCTGCGTGTTCGGCCAGCCCGTGATTGATCTGGACGACCGCGCGGGCAGGGTCGTCGGCCTGTTTCACATAAAGGTTGAGATCGGCGCCGGTTGGCGAGCGGAGCACGC
This genomic interval carries:
- a CDS encoding CaiB/BaiF CoA transferase family protein; this translates as MTEPPLKGVRVVELARILAGPWAGQLLADLGADVIKVESPDGGDDTRKWGPPFVMSHDGENLSAAYYHSCNRGKRSIAIDFSTPEGAETVRRLVQTADVLIENFKLGGLKKYGLDYDSLRKINPKLVYCSITGFGQDGPYAPRAGYDFIIQGMAGMMSITGEVGREPQKAGVAISDIFTGLYSVIAIQAALRHAEKTGEGQQIDMALFDTQISALGNQNLNYLVSGKSPVQMGNAHMNIAPYEVLPVRDGHIILAVGNDGQFAKFCAVVGLDDLSSNPDFATNPARVANRVKLRELMTEALKTFDRDPLLAKLEAASVPASPINNIGQMFADPQTIARGMRLDLDDGHGNMLPSVRAPMVMSGTPLVYERPSPRLGEHTEEILAELERSGK
- a CDS encoding alpha/beta fold hydrolase, with the translated sequence MSFSQQRVLRSPTGADLNLYVKQADDPARAVVQINHGLAEHAARYARFADFLAGRGYHVYAHDHRGHGATKAPDAPLGRFGDSNGGAKVIADVGAVHDLIAGEHPGLPVILFGHSMGGLVALNFMLDHSARLHAAAIWNANFSAGLLGRAAQAVLAWETFRLGSDVPSRMLPKLTFQAWGKAVPDHRTLFDWLSRDAAEVDKYIADPLCGWDASVSMWRDVFGFIFRGADNANFGGVGKTLPILLVGGEKDPATDGGKAISNLAGRMRAMGFSTLVSKVHAQTRHESLNEVNRDAIMEDFAVWADSVLKLP